The genomic region TTTCGACCGGTCTACGCACATTTGTCAGAAGACCAATTATCGCGTGACGCGGCTCAATTCTTATTCTTAAACGAGTGAAGTTATGACGAACTAAACCTAAACTGATACTTGTGAACTCTATTAGCTTTTACTTACACACGTGAATTATAACCTATACTTATAAACCACTTGATGTCAATTAAGTTAATACTTGAATGTAAGCTTGGTTCGAACGTATTGCACTAACTGGAATTTACTCCCGCACAACTTTTATCAACCAATGGTGTGCAGATACTCTTGGCGATAAATAATGTGCCATCATTTGACGGATTTGattgcattttttttgtattttggtcAGTGCGATTTTCATAAAAAAGACTTAAATCAATTGATTGTGAAACGCATTTGAGGAGCTGGTCTTTTAAGAGACGCATCACTATTGACAAAGTCGATGTTTTAATGGAATACCCTAGATATACTTACTGCGCAAGGTTCACGGTCCGTGAAGTCGACCTTCAACTCTTCTTTTCCCTCCTTCATGCGTTTTGACTGGATTGTATATTTCAGTTCCTCTTTGATATACGGCATCAGCCCTTGAGGCAGTACCGCGTTTTGCAATTCTGACGTTACGTCTTTCGTCAGAAAATTCAAGCCCCTAACGTCCGTTGTGTTACACGCAGAAAAACTGGGCTCGGTAACGCTTGTGCAATTTCCGGCGTTTGTTGCAGTGGCATTAGATGTACACAATAATTCCGTTTTTGAATTTTGCGTTGGTTTGGAGGTGTTTGTAAAGTCCAATAAGTCGCTAAGGTCCATACTGTTGAGAAAGGTCGGTACGACCTGCGTACTTACCGGTATATTGTCACACATCGTAAGAAATACGTTGAGTTGCGAATTTTGTCGCTGATAAAGCATTCTTtctgaaaattgaaaataattatagttataataataataaaaaatattcctgacagttgtatttaaacattaaaagaaATACTGTTAGTTTATTACCGAACGATTATTAAACGAAATCGGTAAGAAGTACAAAAACAACATACATCGCTAAGACTAGCTTTCATGGATTTCATGTGATTataaaatgttttgcaatatatatgcaaaataaacatGAATAAACGTCATTCCCAAAATAAACATGATTTGGTTTCCCAACTCATACTGTTCCAATATCTATAAATATAGGCCACTCGTTCTCATTaactattattttctgaaaataggt from Dreissena polymorpha isolate Duluth1 chromosome 5, UMN_Dpol_1.0, whole genome shotgun sequence harbors:
- the LOC127832246 gene encoding uncharacterized protein LOC127832246, which codes for MLYQRQNSQLNVFLTMCDNIPVSTQVVPTFLNSMDLSDLLDFTNTSKPTQNSKTELLCTSNATATNAGNCTSVTEPSFSACNTTDVRGLNFLTKDVTSELQNAVLPQGLMPYIKEELKYTIQSKRMKEGKEELKVDFTDREPCALSPEEEQKVEKRKVQNRMAARRFRDRQKTQTHSLQKECRRLENEKTELRKELEQVRKERDGIRQLMEIHLASCPQQQFPALFHGNFPAGVNKLS